The genomic region TTGTTTTAGAAACTACCCAAACAACAGCCATTGTGACTATGAATTATCAAGCGGGCGCCAATCAAGAGGTCGTTGAGGTCCAATCTCTAGCAGGTGTGCAACGTGTTACTGATTTAAATGAAATGGTAATAAAAGGAAAAAATCATGAGGAAATTGTAAAGTATAGTGACTGGGAAGAAACGCTTGTGAAACGAGGATTTAAACCAATTATTCACGCTTTTATAGAAAGCCTGGTGACAGGCCAAAACCCAGTTAGCCATGCCAGTTCCTTACAGAGCCATAAATTATGCGAAGAAATAATTAATCCTTTAAAGTGAAAGTCGTTTCATTTTAAAGATATTTAGGTTAAAATAGGAGTATATGAGTATCAAGGAGGAAAACAATGTTTGACAAAATTGATGCATTAGCAGTTAATACCGTTCGTACTTTAAGTATCGATGCCGTTCAAAAAGCAAATTCTGGTCACCCTGGTTTACCAATGGGTGCCGCACCAATGGCTTACGCACTCTGGACAAAGCATATGAATGTAAACCCAAAGAATAGTTCTTGGGTAGATCGCGACCGCTTTGTACTATCAGCAGGTCATGGTTCAGCACTTTTATACAGCTTGTTACATTTGTCAGGTTACGATGTAACGATGGATGATTTGAAAAACTTCCGTCAGTATGAAAGTAATACTCCCGGACATCCAGAAGTTCACTTTACAGATGGTGTAGAAGCAACTACTGGTCCACTTGGACAAGGATTTGCAAACGCTGTCGGTATGGCAATGGCCGAAGCACATTTAGCAGCAACCTATAACCGTGATCAGTTTAACATAATGGATCACAACACTTATTTCCTATGTTCAGACGGTGACTTGATGGAAGGGATTTCCCATGAATCAGCAAGTTTAGCTGGTCATTTGAAATTAGGAAAACTTATTGGGGTTTATGACTCTAATGATATTTCTTTAGATGGTCCTTTAGATAAATCATTCAGTGAAGATGTGAAAGGCCGTTTTGAAGCATATGGCTGGCAATATATCCTCGTTAAAGATGGAAATGATTTAGCAGAAATTTCTCAAGCAATCGAAGAAGCGAAAAAAGAAACAGACAAACCAACCCTAATCGAAGTTAAAACGGTTATTGGATATGGTGCTTCAAATGCAGGAACAAGTGCCGTCCACGGTGCACCACTTGGTGAAGATGGCGTTGCTTTTGCAAAAAGTAACTATAATTGGGATCATGAAACGTTCTATGTGCCAGAAGAAGTGCAAGATCGTTTCAATGAAACCATTTTAGAAAATGGTAAAAAAGCAGAAGAAGATTGGAATAAGCGTTTTGAAGCGTACCGCGAAGCTTATCCAGAGTTAGCACAACAATTTGAAGATGCTTTTGCTAATAAATTACCAGAAGGTTGGCAAGAAACTTTACCTGTCTATGAAGTTGGCGACGCTGAAAAAGCAACGCGTGTTACGAGCCAGGAAACCATTCAAAAATTAGGAGCGGCAATCCCATCATTCTGGGGTGGTTCTGCTGATTTATCTGGTTCAAACAATACAATGAATAAAGCAGATGAAGATTATGATGCTACGAATTACGCAGGTCGTAATATTTGGTATGGTGTTCGAGAGTTTGGAATGGCTTCGGCTATGAATGGGATTCTCTTACATGGTGGGACAAAGACTTATGTCGGAACCTTCTTTGTATTCTCAGATTATCTACGTGCATCCATTCGTTTAGCAGCAATTTCAAAACTACCAGCTATTTATGTGTTTACGCATGACTCTGTAGCTGTTGGTGAAGATGGTCCAACTCATGAGCCAGTTGAACATTTATCAGCTTACCGTGGGATGCCAAATACAAACGTGATTCGTCCAGCTGATGGAAACGAGGTTGCGGCTGCTTGGGAAGTAGCAGTGGAATCGGAAGATACACCAACAATGCTAATCCTAACGCGTCAAAACTTACCTGTTCTAGCTGGGACAAAAGAGCGTGCAC from Jeotgalibaca dankookensis harbors:
- the tkt gene encoding transketolase, with translation MFDKIDALAVNTVRTLSIDAVQKANSGHPGLPMGAAPMAYALWTKHMNVNPKNSSWVDRDRFVLSAGHGSALLYSLLHLSGYDVTMDDLKNFRQYESNTPGHPEVHFTDGVEATTGPLGQGFANAVGMAMAEAHLAATYNRDQFNIMDHNTYFLCSDGDLMEGISHESASLAGHLKLGKLIGVYDSNDISLDGPLDKSFSEDVKGRFEAYGWQYILVKDGNDLAEISQAIEEAKKETDKPTLIEVKTVIGYGASNAGTSAVHGAPLGEDGVAFAKSNYNWDHETFYVPEEVQDRFNETILENGKKAEEDWNKRFEAYREAYPELAQQFEDAFANKLPEGWQETLPVYEVGDAEKATRVTSQETIQKLGAAIPSFWGGSADLSGSNNTMNKADEDYDATNYAGRNIWYGVREFGMASAMNGILLHGGTKTYVGTFFVFSDYLRASIRLAAISKLPAIYVFTHDSVAVGEDGPTHEPVEHLSAYRGMPNTNVIRPADGNEVAAAWEVAVESEDTPTMLILTRQNLPVLAGTKERARQGVKKGAYVLSPQEGEKPEGILIATGSEVSLAIETQKTLKEKGIDVSVVSMPSTSLFDQQDDAYKESVLPNDVRTRMSIEMAATFGWERYVGLDGLTYGLDRWGASGPGNTVVSELGFTADQVAAAYLEKFNK